The Equus przewalskii isolate Varuska chromosome 8, EquPr2, whole genome shotgun sequence genome has a window encoding:
- the CYP7A1 gene encoding cytochrome P450 7A1, translated as MLTVSLIWGIVIAVGCCLWLILGRRRRQMGEPPLENGLIPYLGCALQFGANPLEFLRANQRKHGHVFTCKLMGNYVHFITNPLSYHKVLCHGKYLDWKKFHFTTSAKAFGHSSIDPSDGNTTENISKTFIKTLQGDALNSLTEAMMENLQLVIRAPVVPKSQMPAWVTEGMYSFCYRVMFEAGYLTLFGRDLTGQDTQKALILNNLDNFKQFDKIFPALVAGLPIHVFKTAHHAREKLAEGLRHQTLGKRDHISELVSFMNDTLSTLDDMEKAKTHLAVLWASQANTIPATFWSLFQMIRSPEAMKAATEEVNKTLENAGQKVSFEGGPICLNQMQLNDMPVLDSIIKESLRLSSASLNIRTAKEDFTLHLQDGSYHIRKDDIIALYPQLMHLDPEIYPDPLAFKYDRYLDENGKTKTTFYSNGLKLKYYYMPFGSGATICPGRLFAVQEIKQFLILMLSYFELELVESHVKCPPLDQSRAGLGILPPLNDIEFKYKFKHL; from the exons atgctGACCGTGTCTCTGATCTGGGGGATTGTTATAGCAGTGGGCTGCTGCTTATGGCTTATTCTTGGAAGGAGGAGAAG ACAAATGGGTGAACCGCCTCTGGAGAATGGGTTGATTCCATACCTGGGATGTGCTCTGCAATTTGGTGCCAATCCTCTTGAGTTCCTCAGAGCAAATCAAAGGAAACATGGCCATGTTTTTACCTGCAAACTAATGGGAAACTATGTACACTTCATCACAAATCCCTTGTCATACCATAAAGTTTTGTGCCATGGAAAATACCTTGATTGGAAAAAATTTCACTTCACTACTTCTGCAAAG GCATTTGGGCACAGCAGCATTGACCCAAGTGATGGAAACACCACTGAAAACATAAGCAAAACTTTCATCAAAACCCTGCAGGGTGATGCCTTGAACTCCCTCACAGAAGCCATGATGGAAAACCTCCAACTTGTCATAAGAGCTCCAGTCGTTCCTAAATCGCAGATGCCTGCCTGGGTGACGGAGGGAATGTATTCCTTCTGCTACCGAGTGATGTTTGAAGCTGGGTATCTAACTCTCTTCGGCAGAGATCTTACAGGGCAAGATACACAGAAGGCACTTATTCTAAATAACCTTGACAACTTCAAGCAATTTGACAAAATCTTTCCAGCCCTGGTTGCGGGCCTCCCCATTCATGTGTTCAAGACCGCCCACCATGCCCGGGAAAAACTGGCAGAGGGCTTGAGACACCAGACCCTCGGAAAGAGAGACCACATCTCGGAACTGGTCAGCTTTATGAATGACACGCTCTCCACCTTAGACGACATGGAGAAGGCCAAGACTCACCTCGCTGTCCTCTGGGCGTCGCAAGCAAACACCATTCCAGCGACTTTCTGGAGCTTATTTCAGATGATTAG AAGCCCTGAAGCAATGAAAGCGGCTACTGAAGAAGTGAATAAAACACTAGAGAATGCTGGTCAAAAAGTCAGCTTTGAAGGTGGTCCTATTTGTTTGAATCAAATGCAACTGAATGACATGCCAGTGCTAG atagtATCATCAAGGAGTCTCTGAGGCTTTCCAGTGCCTCCCTGAACATCCGGACTGCGAAAGAGGATTTCACTTTGCACCTGCAGGACGGTTCCTATCATATTCGCAAAGATGACATCATAGCTCTTTATCCACAATTAATGCACTTAGATCCAGAAATCTACCCAGACCCTTTG GCTTTTAAATACGATCGATATCTCGATGAAAATGGGAAGACAAAGACCACGTTCTACAGTAATGGACTCAAGCTGAAGTATTACTACATGCCCTTCGGGTCAGGAGCTACAATATGTCCTGGAAGATTATTTGCTGTCCAGGAAATCAAGCAATTTTTGATTCTGATGCTTTCCTACTTTGAACTAGAGCTTGTGGAGAGCCATGTTAAATGTCCCCCTTTGGACCAGTCCCGTGCAGGCTTAGGCATTCTACCGCCGTTAAATGATATCGAGTTTAAATACAAATTCAAACATTTGTGA